CTGTTCGTTGCGAGGGGCACCTGCGTTGGGATTCCAACCTGCAGGAGGCCAACCATCAATCTTCATTCCAAGACCAAGACCCATATCCACAAGGATTTCTTTAATCTCGTTCAATGATTTTCGACCGAAGTTTTTTGTTTTTAACATTTCAGCTTCTGAACGTACGACCAACTCACCGATGTAGCGAATGTTTGCATTCTTTAAGCAGTTCGCACTGCGAACAGAAAGCTCAAGATCATCTACAGAGCGGAAAAGGTTGTCGTTAAGAACTGGATTGCGTTTTTCTTCTTTTTCTGTCGTAGGTTCAACCGCTTCGTCGAAAGTCACAAAAACTTGGAGTTGCTCTTTCATGATTTTCGCAGCTAATGCCACTGACTCTTCTGGCTTAATAGAACCATCCGTCCAAACTTCGAGAGTTAAAGAATCGTAATCTGTCTTTTGACCCACGCGAGCGTTAGAAACATTGTAGTTCACGCGACGGATTGGAGAGAAAATCGCATCGAGAGTGATTGCTCCCACAGCTGTCGATTTTTCTTCGATCTCTTCAGCAGGAACATAACCGCGTCCGTAAGCGACGGTTAATTCCGCTTCGAACTTCGCATTCCCACCAAGAGTCGCAATGTGCTGCTCAGGGTTTAGGACTTCGATTTTGTCATTCAATTGGATGTCTGCTGCCGTGACTTTGCCCGAACCGTTTTTAGTGATTTTGATCACTTGAGGCTCAGTCGCGTACTGACGGAAGCGAACTTGTTTAAGATTCAAGATAATGTCGGTTACGTCTTCCATAACATCGGGCATAGTCGAGAACTCATGCAAAACATTATTGAAACGCACAGTAGTGATGGCAGAACCCATCATAGAGCTCAATAGAACTCGGCGCATAGAGTTTCCGATAGTAATTCCATAACCGCGCTCAAGCGGTCGAACCGTGAACTTACCATAGGTGGGAGTTAATGAATCTGTATCTACCTCAATCCCTTTAGGTGCGATCAGATCTCTCCAAAATTTATAATAATGCTCTTGTTGCATTGTCTCTCCTGTGAAAAGAAAAAAAATTAAACGCGTCTTCTTTTGGGCGGGCGGCAACCATTATGAGGGACAGGTGTAATGTCTCTCATAGAAGTCACGCGCAAACCCGCATTGGCCAATGCACGAATCGCGGGCTCGCGACCAGCACCAGGACCATTCAACAAGACGTCTACGGACTTCACGCCTTGCTCAATAGCTTTCTTCGCAGCATCTTCTGCAGCTAACTGCGAAGCAAAGGGAGTTCCCTTACGGCTGCCTTTAAAACCTAACATGCCTGAGCTTGACCAGCTAACAGTGTTTCCAGAGGGATCAGTGATCGTGATGATCGTGTTACCGAACCCAGCTTGTACGAAACATTTTCCAACTGGAACGTTCTTTTTCGTCTTCTTCTTAACAGGTTTATTTTTTTGATCTGCTTTATTTGTATTTGTTTCTGTAGCCATCTCAATCTCTTCCTTACATCACTGCTTTTTTCTTGTTAGCAACTGTCTTACGAGGACCTTTTCTGATACGCGCGTTACTGCGTGTTCTCTGACCACGAACAGGTAAACCTTTTTTGTGGCGAGAGCCTCGGTAAGTACCAAGATCGATCAAACGCTTGATGAACATCGCCGTTTCACGACGTAAATCACCTTCGATTTTAAATTGGGCTTGAATCATATCTCTGAGTTTAGCAACATCATCATCTGTTAACTCATGAGTTCTTTTTGATGCTGGAAATTTCATTGCTGCGCAAAGGTCTTGCGCTCTTTTGCGACCGATTCCGTAGATATAAGTCAAAGCGACTTCAACACGTTTGTTTTTTGGAATATCGATACCCGAAATACGAGCCATAATTAACCTTGCCTTTGCTTATGCTTAGGGTTTTCACAAATAACGCGGACAACTCCACGGCGTTTTAGCACTTTACACTTATTACAAATTTTCTTGACAGATGCGCGAACTTTCACCTGTAACCTCCGAATTTAGCCAGATCGGCAAACTTAGCACTCACAAACTATGCCAGTCCAGCTAATTTTTAATAAAATTTTGAATCTTTTTGAAGACGTCTTCAGTCGTCCCCACCCCGTCTACCGAGGCAAATAAACCCTTATCTTTGTAGTAGTCTTTCAATGGTGCCGTTGATTTTTCATAGGCTTCCAGACGGGTTTTAATCGCCTCAGAAGAATCGTCTTTTCGCTGGTACACTTCACCGCCGCAACGATCACAAGTGCCTTCCGTTTTGGGAGGGTTATTTGTGGCGTGGTAGACGGCTCCGCAGTTTTTACACACCCGGCGGCCCGACAATCTTTCCATCAATGTTTCATTGGGAACTTCTAAAAAGAGAGCTTTAGTAATAGGACGAGCCCCCACCTCGTGAATTTGTTGGCCGAGAGCCTCGGCCTGAGGGGTAGTTCTAGGAAATCCATCGAAAATATAGTCGATTTCCTTATTTTTTTCGATCACTTCGCGAACCATTCCGATAACTATAGCGTCCGGGACTAGTTTCCCGGCGTCCACGTAGTTTTGGGCTTCGATACCCAATGGAGTTTTATTTTTCATGGCTTCACGAAAGAGATCTCCCGTACTGATGTGGGACATCTGTAGGGTTTGAATCATAAGTTGAGATTGGGTCCCCTTGCCGGCGCCAGGAGGCCCGAAGAGGACCAGGCTCAAAAACTAACCCTTCTCCCCGTTCGACGAGGACGTTGGGCCGCTTTGATCATCGATTCGTATCGATAAGCGTTGATCTTTTCGATCAGTTGAAGGGCCACACCTGCAAGAATCAGAACGCTTGTTCCACCGAAGTAGAAGGGCACGTTAGCTGAGCTCATAAGGAGAGTTGGCATAATACAAATCACACAAAGATAAATCGATCCACCGACATTCAGGCGCGACATCACCGTTCGGAGATAATCCGCAGTGCTTTTTCCAGCGCGAATTCCAGGAATGAATTTTCCGGATTTTTTCAAGTTATCGGCCATTTCATCCGGAGGCATCACGATTTCTGTATAGAAAAAGCTAAAGAACACCACGAGAATCACAAACGCGATGTTAAATACAGCTCCTGTTGGAGAGAAATAGTTCTGTAAATTTTGAACCCAGGCGGACTGAGAAAACGACGCTAATGTCGCCGGGAATCCTAAGATTGCGAATGCGAAGATCGGAGGCAACACTCCACACAAGTTGATCTTGAACGGAAGGTAGCTGCCAAGCATTTGAGGCGCTCGTCCCCCGGCACCCTTCTGCGAGAGATGGATCGGGATTCGACGTTGGGCCACTTCGATATAGATAATGGCTCCCAAAACGAGGAACATAAAGGCTAAGAGAGCAAGAACAAGGGGTCCACTCATTTGACCGCTGCTGACCATGCTCCAAAGGTTCATCGCGCCCGTGGGAATCCCCGCCGCAATCCCTGCGAAAATGATCATACTTGCACCTTCACCGAGACCTTTTTCGGAGATCTGTTCACCGAGCCACATCACGAAGCATGTGCCGGCAGTGAGAGTGACAATGGTGAGGAGTTGAAAAGGAACAATCCCAATTTGCCCGAGGAAAACCGGTTGTCCCGCAGTTTCGCGACCAACGAGGAGATTTGATAAACCCCACGCCTGGAAAACCGCAAGAACCACTGTACCCCAACGAGTGTACTGTTGGATCTTTTTACGTCCAGGTTCGCCTTCTTTCTTGAGAGCTTCAAGATAAGGAACCATGGAGGTTAATAATTGAAAAATAATTGAACTTGAGATGTAAGGCATAATTCCGAGAGCAAAAACACTAAATTGATTGAGTGCTCCTCCGGTAAAGGTATTGAAGATACCAAAGAGGCCTTTTTGGCTTGAGAAGAACGTTCTCGCGACATCGATATTCACGCCCGGGGTGGGAACGTGAATTCCTAGTCTATAGATCAGTAAACAAAACAGTGTGAAGAGAAGTTTTTTCTGTAAATCTTGGTTGTTGATGACGTTCTCAGATGCCACGTTTAGATAACCTCAGTCTTTCCACCAGCCTTTTCAATCATCTCTTTAGCTTTCCCGCTAAACTTATGCGCTTTGACAGTCACTGGCTTTTCTAGTTTTCCATTGCCTAATACTTTTAATAGACAATTTTTGCCCATGACGCCCGCTTTAACAAGCACATCAGGTGAAATTTCTGATCCATAACGGCTGAAGTCAGAAAGATTTAAAATTACGTATTCTGTTTTGAATTGGTTGTTCGTGAAACCGAACTTTGGAAGACGACGAACGAGAGGAGTTTGACCACCCTCGAAGCCTCGACGAACTCTACCGCCAGTTCTTGCTTTTTGACCCTTGTGGCCTTTTCCAGCAGTACCGCCATGGCCAGAGCCATCGCCGCGACCGACGCGTTTTCTGTAATGTGTTGAGCCTGGGGCTGGTTTTAGCTGATCTAACATAGTCGTCTCCGTTTATTTACTTCTTGGCAGCTGTCTTAGTTGTAGCAGCGCCTTCAACAGTTACTTTTACTAAATGTTGAACTTTTAAAATTTGTCCACGCATTGCCGGTGTGTCGTTTACAACCACTTCAGAGTTTGTTCGACGTAAACCGATGCAACGCACAGTTTCACGCTGAGTTTCTGAGCAACCGCGCATTCCTTTAATTAATTTCACTCGAAAAGTCTTTGCCATACCAACCTACTTTATTTGTAAGTGTTGAGAAGAACGTTCCCTTGGAGTTGGCGTAAGCCATCCAAAGTGGCACGAACCGCATTGTGGGCGTTACGTGTACCGATTCTCTTAGTTAAAATATCTTTAATACCTACGGACTCAAGAACTGCACGAACAGCTCCACCTGCGATAACTCCAGTGCCAGGGGCTGCCGGGCGAAGGATAATCGAAGTGGCTCCGAACTTACCGATCACTTCGTGAGCGATAGTGCGACCATCGACAAGAGAGACTCCATGGAGGTTCTTGCGAGCTCCGCGAGTGGCCTTACCGATAGCTTCTGGAACTTCACCGGATTTACCAGTGCCGAAACCAAAGCTTCCGTTGCTGTTACCAACAACGACAAGAGCTGCGAATGAAAATCTTCGTCCACCCTTAACAACTTTAGCGACTCGTCTTACGTTCACTACTTTTTCTTCAAATTCAGATACTTGTTGTTCTTGCATTTTTTTTCTTCTCCCTAGAAGTTCAATCCGCCCTCACGAGCGCCGTCAGCAACAGATTTCACACGTCCATGATAGATATATCCACCACGATCAAAAACTACCTTATCAATATTTTTAGCTTTAGCTTTTTGAGCGATCACTTTGCCCACTTCAAAAGCTAAATCTTTTCCCGCTTTTTTGTCTTTCACATCAACAAGAGAAGACGCAGAAGCAATCGTAGTTCCATCGATATCATTTACCAACTGAACATAGATATTTTTTAAACTTCTAAAAACGCAAAGACGAGGACGCTCGTCAGTTCCATTAATTTTTTTGCGAGAACGAACTTTTTTAACTTTTCTCGACTTTAACTTATGGCTGTTTTTCTTATTTATCGTTAAGCGCACAATTCACCTCTCATCAGCAATGGTCGATTACTTACCAGCCGATTTACCTTCTTTACGTCTAATTACTTCATCCGTATAACGAACACCTTTACCGAGATATGGCTCAGGAGGACGGAATCCTCTGATTTTAGCAGAAACTTGACCAACTAAGGCCTTGTCCGCACCAACTACGAGTACAGTGGTTTGTTTATCAACTTTAATTTCAATTCCATTAGGAATGTCGAACATGATCGGATGGCTGTAACCCAAAGAGAGTTCCAACTTTTTACCGCTCACAGAAGCACGATATCCTACCCCTTGCAGAGTGAGAGAGCGCGTCCAACCTTCAGACACACCCACAACGGCGTTCTTTACTAATGATCTGTAAAGACCATGCAAAGCTTTTGATTCGTTGCTTTCATCTTTTCGAGTCAAGACGATTTGACCGTTTTCGATCTTCGCTTGAATTTGCTTTCTCATTGGGACTGTCATCGTTGTCTTAGCGCCTTTAACAATAACGTCATTGTTAGGGCTAATTGTGACATTCACCTTTGAATCAAACTTAACTGGGTTTTTACCAATCCTAGACATTTTCCACCTACCAAACAGTACAAATCAATTCGCCACCGAGGTTCTGCTTTTTCGCATCTCCCCCGCTCATCACGCCCTTACTTGTGCTCACAACCGCAAGACCATATCCTGATCTTACATTCGGAACATTTTCAGAATTCACGTAATAACGACGACCTGGGCGACTCATGCGGCGAAGACCAGTAATTCTAGCTACACCGTTGTCACCATAGTTTAAATACACACGCATAATTCCTTGTTTCCCATCCTTAACTACTTTGTAGTCAGTGATGTAATCTGCCTTCTTAAGAACAGCGACGACAGCTTCTTTAAATTTAGAAGCAGGCACGTCCACCTTCTCGTGACCAGCAGTTGAACCATTTCGAATTACTGTTAATAAATCACCAATAACGTCCACTTTATACTCCTACCAGCTGGCCTTGATTACGCCAGGAATGAGACCTTTGCTGGCTAAATTACGGAAACAAATACGACACATTTCGAATTTTCTCAGGAAAGCTTTTGGTCTTCCGCAGATTTTACAACGGCTATGAGCACGTGTTGAAAACTTCGGTGTTCTTTCTGACTTAACGATCATTGCACGACGAGCCACTCATTCCTCCTGATTATTTTCTAAACGGAAAGCTAAAAGCATCAAGCAATGCTTTACCTTCAGCGTCCGTTTTTGCACTAGTACAAATAGTAATATTCATTCCGCGAACTTTATCTACTTTATCGTAGTTAATCTCAGGGAATACAGTTTGTTCTTTAAGACCCATGTTGTAGTTTCCGCGACCATCAAAACCACGTGAAGGTAATCCACGGAAGTCACGAACGCGAGGAAGAGCCACAGTGAGCAAACGATCTAAGAAAGACCACATACGATCGCGGCGAAGAGTCACAGTCACGCCGATGGGCATGTTTTCGCGAAGCTTAAAGTTCGCGATCGATTTTTTTGATTTAGTAATCACGGCTTTTTGGCCCGCGATAGTGGTGATCTCATCAGAAGCCGTCACCAACACTTTAGCGTTTTGAACAGCGTCTGAGTTACACTGGTTGATCACGATCTTTTCGAGACGTGGAACCTGCATAATGTTATCAATGCCCAACTCTTTCATCAGAGCGGGAATCATTTCCTTTTTATATTTTTCTTGAAGACGATTCACAACATACCACCTATTAAATAACTTCCGGAGCTAGAGAAACGATCTTTACGAATTGCTTCGCACGGAGCTCTCTTGCCACTGGTCCAAAGATACGAGTACCGATTGGCTCTTTTGATGCATTGATCAAAACTGCCGCGTTGTCGTCGAATTTAATGTAGCTTCCGTCAGGACGCTTAATTCTTTGGATTGTTCTTACGATCACAGCTTTTGCCACTTCGCCCTTTTTAATTTTGGACGTCGGCATTGCCGATTTCACAGAAACGACGACGATATCGCCGATCGATGCTGTTCTTCTCTTAGAGCCACCTAGAACCTTGATGCACATAACTTCTTTTGCACCAGAGTTGTCGGCAACGCGCATTTTCGATTGCTGCTGAATCATATCTTACTCCTGGCCTTTATTAGCTTTTTCAACCACTTCGGCCAACATCCAACGTTTATTTTTGCTCAATGGACGAGTCTCGTAGATACGAACTTTGTCGCCTTCTTTAGCTTGGTTCGTCTCATCGTGTGCTTTGAACACAGTCGTCTTACGAATTAATTTTTTATATTTAGGATGAGTCACGGTACGATAAATTTGGACAGAAATTGTTTTGTCCATTTTATCGCTAAGAACCGTACCGATTTCTTCTTTACGGCGACCGCGATTATCTACGTTTAAGTTTTCTTTAGCGCTCATGGATTAGTACCTCTTGTTTTGACTGAAAGAACAGTTTTCAAGCGAGCAACATCTCGGCGCATAACACGAATAGATGCAGGGTTTGAAAATTGACCCATAGAATTCTTCATTCTAGCTTGAAAGCTCTTTTCTTTAAGTTCGCGAATCTTTTTATTGAGATCTGTCGGAGAAAGATCTTTGAAATCTGCGTACTTCATAAATTATTTCTCCCTCGCGATGAAACGACACTTGAATGGCATTTTGTGCCCTGCAAGTCTAAATGCTTCCGCCGCTTGTTCTCTAGTTACACCGTTAATTTCAAACAAAATAGTTCCTGGCTTTACAACAGCGACCCAGTACTCTGGGTTACCTTTACCAGATCCCATACGTACTTCAGCCGGCTTCTCAGTAACTGGCTTGTGTGGGAAAACGCGGATCCAAACTTTACCACCGCGTTTGATTGAACGGCTGATTGCGATACGTCCTGCTTCTAACTGGCGAGCTGTAAGCCAACCGTTCGTCGTCGCTTTAAGACCGAAATCACCGTAAGAAAGATTGGCTGCTCTTGAAGCAAGGCCCTTCATCTTACCTTTATGTTGTTTTCTCCATTTTACACGCTTAGGACTTAACACGACCCGCCTCCTCAGCCTCACGAGTAGAAAGTACGTCACCTTTGTAGATCCATACTTTCAATCCAATGATTCCATATGATGTCAATGCTTCTGCTGTTCCGTAATCAATATCTGCTCTTAATGTGTGAAGAGGAACGCTCTTCTCTGTGTACCACTCGGTACGAGCGATTTCCGCTCCATCAAGACGACCAGCAACTTGTACTTTAATTCCACGAACGCCACTGCGAACACCCGATGCGATCGCTTTTTTCAAAGCACGTCTCCAAGATACACGTTTTTCCAATTGGAGAGCGATGTTCTCAGCAACGAGTTTTGAGTCCATGTCGGGCTTACGAACTTCTTCCACTTTTAAAGAAACTTTGCTCGTCGTTAGCTTTTGTAATTCGAGAGCCATGGAATCCATTCCAGCGCCTTTTTTCCCGATAACAACACCAGGACGAGCTGTGTAGATAAGAACTCTTAAATTTTTATGAGCGCGCTCAATTTCGATTTTAGAAATACCGGCGTGCTTTAACTTTTTCTGTAAGTAATTTCTGATTTTGATGTCTTCGTGAAGTTGAAGAGCATAAGTAGGTCCGTTTGCGAACCAACGAGAGTCCCAAGTTCTAATGACGCCTAATCTGAATGATATTGGATTAACTTTTTGTCCCACTAATTACCTCTCGTCGAGAATCACGCTAATGTGACTCATACGTTTTTTAATTTCTGTTGCACGGCCTTGTGAACGAGGGATGAAGCGCTTAATAACTGGGCCTTCATCTACAAAAATCGTTTTTACATAAAGATTGTCGACGTCGATCACTTGCTTCACTTCGGCGTTAGCCACAGCGGATTCAACAAGCTTCTTAACCATACGACCCGCTTTTTGATTATGAAAAGCGAGGATTCTCATCGTTTCATTGATCGACTTTCCGCGGATCATATCGACGACAAGACGGGCTTTTTGAGCACCAATTCTTCCAAATCTGAGTTTAGCTTTCACTTCCATTTTACACCTAAGCCTTAGCTACTTCTTTAGTCTTGTTCTCAGAGTGGCCTCTGAAAACACGAGTGGGAGCAAATTCCCCAAGTTTATGGCCAATCATATTTTCTGTAATGTGAACTACAGGAAATTTCGACGTGCCGTTGCTGATAGAGAACGTCAATCCCACCATGTCTGGCAAGATTGTTGAACGACGTGACCAAGTTTTAATAACTTTTTTATCACCAGTCTCAAGAGCCTTAGCTACTTTTTTAGCCAAGTGATCATCGATAAATGGACCTTTTTTTAATGAACGTGCCACTCTCTACCTCTACTTCTGTCCGCGACGTTTAATGATATATTTATCAGTCGCCTTGTTATGTC
The DNA window shown above is from Bdellovibrionales bacterium and carries:
- the rplR gene encoding 50S ribosomal protein L18 yields the protein MRLTINKKNSHKLKSRKVKKVRSRKKINGTDERPRLCVFRSLKNIYVQLVNDIDGTTIASASSLVDVKDKKAGKDLAFEVGKVIAQKAKAKNIDKVVFDRGGYIYHGRVKSVADGAREGGLNF
- the rpsC gene encoding 30S ribosomal protein S3, which gives rise to MGQKVNPISFRLGVIRTWDSRWFANGPTYALQLHEDIKIRNYLQKKLKHAGISKIEIERAHKNLRVLIYTARPGVVIGKKGAGMDSMALELQKLTTSKVSLKVEEVRKPDMDSKLVAENIALQLEKRVSWRRALKKAIASGVRSGVRGIKVQVAGRLDGAEIARTEWYTEKSVPLHTLRADIDYGTAEALTSYGIIGLKVWIYKGDVLSTREAEEAGRVKS
- the rpsH gene encoding 30S ribosomal protein S8; amino-acid sequence: MDVIGDLLTVIRNGSTAGHEKVDVPASKFKEAVVAVLKKADYITDYKVVKDGKQGIMRVYLNYGDNGVARITGLRRMSRPGRRYYVNSENVPNVRSGYGLAVVSTSKGVMSGGDAKKQNLGGELICTVW
- the rpsS gene encoding 30S ribosomal protein S19 — encoded protein: MARSLKKGPFIDDHLAKKVAKALETGDKKVIKTWSRRSTILPDMVGLTFSISNGTSKFPVVHITENMIGHKLGEFAPTRVFRGHSENKTKEVAKA
- a CDS encoding adenylate kinase, giving the protein MSLVLFGPPGAGKGTQSQLMIQTLQMSHISTGDLFREAMKNKTPLGIEAQNYVDAGKLVPDAIVIGMVREVIEKNKEIDYIFDGFPRTTPQAEALGQQIHEVGARPITKALFLEVPNETLMERLSGRRVCKNCGAVYHATNNPPKTEGTCDRCGGEVYQRKDDSSEAIKTRLEAYEKSTAPLKDYYKDKGLFASVDGVGTTEDVFKKIQNFIKN
- the rpsM gene encoding 30S ribosomal protein S13, producing the protein MARISGIDIPKNKRVEVALTYIYGIGRKRAQDLCAAMKFPASKRTHELTDDDVAKLRDMIQAQFKIEGDLRRETAMFIKRLIDLGTYRGSRHKKGLPVRGQRTRSNARIRKGPRKTVANKKKAVM
- the rpsE gene encoding 30S ribosomal protein S5, whose product is MQEQQVSEFEEKVVNVRRVAKVVKGGRRFSFAALVVVGNSNGSFGFGTGKSGEVPEAIGKATRGARKNLHGVSLVDGRTIAHEVIGKFGATSIILRPAAPGTGVIAGGAVRAVLESVGIKDILTKRIGTRNAHNAVRATLDGLRQLQGNVLLNTYK
- the rpmJ gene encoding 50S ribosomal protein L36; translation: MKVRASVKKICNKCKVLKRRGVVRVICENPKHKQRQG
- the rplO gene encoding 50S ribosomal protein L15, which produces MLDQLKPAPGSTHYRKRVGRGDGSGHGGTAGKGHKGQKARTGGRVRRGFEGGQTPLVRRLPKFGFTNNQFKTEYVILNLSDFSRYGSEISPDVLVKAGVMGKNCLLKVLGNGKLEKPVTVKAHKFSGKAKEMIEKAGGKTEVI
- the rpsQ gene encoding 30S ribosomal protein S17, whose translation is MSAKENLNVDNRGRRKEEIGTVLSDKMDKTISVQIYRTVTHPKYKKLIRKTTVFKAHDETNQAKEGDKVRIYETRPLSKNKRWMLAEVVEKANKGQE
- the rplF gene encoding 50S ribosomal protein L6 encodes the protein MSRIGKNPVKFDSKVNVTISPNNDVIVKGAKTTMTVPMRKQIQAKIENGQIVLTRKDESNESKALHGLYRSLVKNAVVGVSEGWTRSLTLQGVGYRASVSGKKLELSLGYSHPIMFDIPNGIEIKVDKQTTVLVVGADKALVGQVSAKIRGFRPPEPYLGKGVRYTDEVIRRKEGKSAGK
- the rplP gene encoding 50S ribosomal protein L16, whose amino-acid sequence is MLSPKRVKWRKQHKGKMKGLASRAANLSYGDFGLKATTNGWLTARQLEAGRIAISRSIKRGGKVWIRVFPHKPVTEKPAEVRMGSGKGNPEYWVAVVKPGTILFEINGVTREQAAEAFRLAGHKMPFKCRFIAREK
- the rplE gene encoding 50S ribosomal protein L5 — encoded protein: MNRLQEKYKKEMIPALMKELGIDNIMQVPRLEKIVINQCNSDAVQNAKVLVTASDEITTIAGQKAVITKSKKSIANFKLRENMPIGVTVTLRRDRMWSFLDRLLTVALPRVRDFRGLPSRGFDGRGNYNMGLKEQTVFPEINYDKVDKVRGMNITICTSAKTDAEGKALLDAFSFPFRK
- the rplN gene encoding 50S ribosomal protein L14, which produces MIQQQSKMRVADNSGAKEVMCIKVLGGSKRRTASIGDIVVVSVKSAMPTSKIKKGEVAKAVIVRTIQRIKRPDGSYIKFDDNAAVLINASKEPIGTRIFGPVARELRAKQFVKIVSLAPEVI
- the rpmC gene encoding 50S ribosomal protein L29 — translated: MKYADFKDLSPTDLNKKIRELKEKSFQARMKNSMGQFSNPASIRVMRRDVARLKTVLSVKTRGTNP
- the rpmD gene encoding 50S ribosomal protein L30, whose amino-acid sequence is MAKTFRVKLIKGMRGCSETQRETVRCIGLRRTNSEVVVNDTPAMRGQILKVQHLVKVTVEGAATTKTAAKK
- the rplV gene encoding 50S ribosomal protein L22; the protein is MEVKAKLRFGRIGAQKARLVVDMIRGKSINETMRILAFHNQKAGRMVKKLVESAVANAEVKQVIDVDNLYVKTIFVDEGPVIKRFIPRSQGRATEIKKRMSHISVILDER
- the secY gene encoding preprotein translocase subunit SecY, which gives rise to MASENVINNQDLQKKLLFTLFCLLIYRLGIHVPTPGVNIDVARTFFSSQKGLFGIFNTFTGGALNQFSVFALGIMPYISSSIIFQLLTSMVPYLEALKKEGEPGRKKIQQYTRWGTVVLAVFQAWGLSNLLVGRETAGQPVFLGQIGIVPFQLLTIVTLTAGTCFVMWLGEQISEKGLGEGASMIIFAGIAAGIPTGAMNLWSMVSSGQMSGPLVLALLAFMFLVLGAIIYIEVAQRRIPIHLSQKGAGGRAPQMLGSYLPFKINLCGVLPPIFAFAILGFPATLASFSQSAWVQNLQNYFSPTGAVFNIAFVILVVFFSFFYTEIVMPPDEMADNLKKSGKFIPGIRAGKSTADYLRTVMSRLNVGGSIYLCVICIMPTLLMSSANVPFYFGGTSVLILAGVALQLIEKINAYRYESMIKAAQRPRRTGRRVSF
- a CDS encoding DNA-directed RNA polymerase subunit alpha, yielding MQQEHYYKFWRDLIAPKGIEVDTDSLTPTYGKFTVRPLERGYGITIGNSMRRVLLSSMMGSAITTVRFNNVLHEFSTMPDVMEDVTDIILNLKQVRFRQYATEPQVIKITKNGSGKVTAADIQLNDKIEVLNPEQHIATLGGNAKFEAELTVAYGRGYVPAEEIEEKSTAVGAITLDAIFSPIRRVNYNVSNARVGQKTDYDSLTLEVWTDGSIKPEESVALAAKIMKEQLQVFVTFDEAVEPTTEKEEKRNPVLNDNLFRSVDDLELSVRSANCLKNANIRYIGELVVRSEAEMLKTKNFGRKSLNEIKEILVDMGLGLGMKIDGWPPAGWNPNAGAPRNEQ
- the rpsK gene encoding 30S ribosomal protein S11; the protein is MATETNTNKADQKNKPVKKKTKKNVPVGKCFVQAGFGNTIITITDPSGNTVSWSSSGMLGFKGSRKGTPFASQLAAEDAAKKAIEQGVKSVDVLLNGPGAGREPAIRALANAGLRVTSMRDITPVPHNGCRPPKRRRV
- a CDS encoding type Z 30S ribosomal protein S14; amino-acid sequence: MARRAMIVKSERTPKFSTRAHSRCKICGRPKAFLRKFEMCRICFRNLASKGLIPGVIKASW